A region from the Candidatus Omnitrophota bacterium genome encodes:
- a CDS encoding DUF697 domain-containing protein, with amino-acid sequence HYLPFLFICDSIEWLEYGGKYCWEETGEESLNASRTAYKEEMERPSKNEFLDGTELELREKDAYRIVRKNMLWSMGLGAIPIPLVDFISVAAFQAKALKELSDLYDIPFFHHTVKNLVATLISGYGTVYFGQALAVSASKAIPVLGPLASLTSLPIMAGALTYATGKIFIQHFESGGTFLTFDPKKVRNYFHEYFQEGLKEAAKFGKQPSAESQAPHAAAKEAPATAKEPPAEKKETPAEVHEPFAANNEEPTESKETTMKKAAASESKETSGGGKKETVVASKDASKKAPGRS; translated from the coding sequence CTCATTACTTGCCCTTCCTTTTTATCTGTGATAGTATCGAATGGCTGGAATATGGGGGGAAATATTGCTGGGAAGAGACAGGAGAAGAATCCTTGAACGCCTCTCGAACCGCTTATAAAGAAGAAATGGAACGCCCTTCCAAGAATGAATTTCTGGATGGGACCGAACTGGAACTCAGAGAAAAAGACGCCTATCGCATCGTACGTAAAAATATGTTATGGTCGATGGGTTTGGGGGCGATTCCCATTCCTCTCGTCGATTTCATCAGCGTAGCCGCGTTCCAGGCCAAAGCGCTAAAAGAATTATCTGATCTTTACGATATTCCCTTCTTCCACCACACGGTGAAAAACCTAGTGGCCACGCTGATCAGCGGATATGGAACGGTTTACTTTGGCCAAGCTCTCGCCGTCAGCGCCAGCAAAGCGATCCCCGTTCTCGGCCCGCTAGCCAGTTTGACATCTTTGCCGATCATGGCGGGCGCATTAACTTACGCCACGGGGAAAATCTTTATTCAGCATTTCGAATCCGGCGGTACTTTTTTGACCTTCGATCCGAAGAAAGTGCGGAACTATTTCCACGAATATTTCCAGGAAGGATTGAAAGAAGCCGCCAAATTTGGCAAACAACCATCTGCGGAAAGCCAAGCGCCGCACGCCGCAGCCAAAGAGGCTCCAGCAACAGCCAAAGAACCGCCGGCCGAGAAGAAAGAAACTCCGGCGGAAGTCCATGAGCCGTTCGCCGCGAATAATGAAGAACCAACGGAATCCAAAGAAACAACCATGAAGAAAGCAGCGGCCAGTGAAAGCAAAGAAACATCCGGAGGAGGGAAAAAAGAGACTGTCGTTGCGAGCAAAGACGCTTCGAAAAAAGCGCCAGGCCGTTCCTAG
- a CDS encoding prohibitin family protein, giving the protein MEPIQETASAKKPSLWRRLRAWWVRRRFAIQIGLAIFMLLFLYFWNNIVISVHSGELAVLWLRFFGGTVLDRTYGEGIHLIFPWDRMYIYDVRVQNLEDEFSVLTVDGLNVEVSISIRFRPVPETLGILHKNLGPDYIQKIISPEIQSVLRVIIGQLHPEEIFTTQRDILRTAIRESLLQMSEKNIKLDDLLIKKIMLPPKVKDAIESKLRQQQIALEYEYRLLEEEQEAKRKKIEAQGIRDFQDIVSDGISQPLLRWRGIEATLELAKSPNAKIVIIGGPQDGLPLILNTGDALSGIPQSASAAIPTVTEMIPSFNTNFNTSFRSSSGGLFH; this is encoded by the coding sequence ATGGAACCAATCCAAGAAACGGCGTCTGCGAAAAAACCCAGCCTTTGGCGAAGGTTGCGCGCCTGGTGGGTAAGGCGGCGGTTCGCCATTCAGATAGGTCTCGCCATCTTTATGCTTCTCTTTTTATATTTTTGGAACAATATCGTCATTTCCGTCCATTCCGGAGAGTTGGCCGTCTTATGGCTTCGATTCTTCGGGGGCACCGTTTTGGATCGCACCTACGGCGAGGGCATCCATCTTATTTTCCCCTGGGACAGAATGTACATTTACGACGTGCGCGTGCAAAATCTGGAAGACGAGTTCAGCGTATTGACTGTGGATGGCCTGAACGTCGAAGTTTCTATTTCCATCCGTTTTCGTCCCGTACCGGAAACGCTGGGCATTCTTCACAAAAACCTGGGGCCCGATTACATCCAAAAGATCATTTCCCCGGAAATCCAATCCGTCCTGCGCGTTATCATCGGCCAGCTGCATCCGGAAGAAATCTTTACCACTCAGCGCGATATTCTTCGAACCGCCATCCGCGAATCCTTATTGCAAATGTCGGAAAAAAACATCAAACTGGACGACCTTCTCATCAAAAAAATCATGCTTCCGCCTAAAGTCAAGGACGCAATCGAAAGCAAACTGCGGCAACAGCAAATCGCTTTGGAATACGAATACCGCTTGTTGGAGGAAGAACAGGAAGCCAAACGCAAGAAAATCGAGGCGCAGGGCATCCGCGATTTTCAGGATATCGTTTCCGATGGCATATCACAGCCGTTGCTGCGGTGGCGCGGCATCGAAGCGACTTTGGAATTGGCGAAATCGCCCAACGCCAAAATCGTCATCATCGGCGGCCCGCAGGACGGCCTGCCGCTTATTTTGAATACGGGAGACGCCCTATCCGGTATTCCGCAATCGGCTTCCGCCGCCATCCCCACGGTGACGGAAATGATTCCCTCTTTCAATACGAATTTCAACACTAGTTTCCGTTCCAGCAGCGGCGGACTTTTCCATTGA
- a CDS encoding 4'-phosphopantetheinyl transferase superfamily protein — translation MNADSRPAVWSDPPASLILCPQEVHVWRAHLDITPQTLGRFYLLLSEEERVRTDRFCFPKHRNRFIASHGALREILSRYLSIDSQEIAYRNNDYGKPYLANSPIEFNLSHSHLMALIAVAERRRIGVDVEWMRENIEYESIARRFFSPQEAANIKSIPSFFHCWTRKEAYIKAQGMGLSIPLDSFEVSTDPNDEEVRLTIHDPANERERWTIKTIDVKEGYAAAAAVEDETGVFHFWEWRTM, via the coding sequence ATGAACGCGGATTCCCGCCCAGCAGTTTGGAGCGATCCCCCCGCTTCTCTGATACTCTGTCCGCAAGAAGTCCATGTATGGCGCGCCCATCTCGACATCACGCCGCAAACCTTGGGCCGCTTCTATCTTCTTCTCTCGGAAGAAGAGCGCGTCCGGACGGATCGTTTTTGCTTCCCCAAGCATCGAAACCGGTTTATCGCATCCCACGGCGCATTGCGGGAAATCCTCAGCCGCTATTTGTCCATCGATTCTCAGGAAATCGCGTATCGAAACAACGATTACGGCAAGCCATACCTCGCCAACAGCCCCATCGAGTTCAATCTATCGCATAGCCATCTGATGGCCTTGATCGCCGTCGCCGAGCGGCGCCGCATCGGTGTGGATGTGGAATGGATGCGCGAGAATATCGAATACGAATCCATAGCCAGGCGTTTCTTTTCGCCGCAAGAAGCCGCCAATATTAAAAGCATTCCATCGTTTTTCCATTGTTGGACGCGCAAGGAGGCGTATATCAAAGCCCAAGGGATGGGCCTCTCGATTCCTTTGGATAGTTTTGAAGTATCCACCGATCCGAATGATGAGGAGGTTCGTTTAACCATTCATGATCCGGCGAATGAGAGAGAGCGTTGGACGATAAAAACGATTGACGTTAAAGAAGGATACGCCGCCGCCGCCGCCGTCGAGGACGAAACCGGCGTTTTTCATTTCTGGGAATGGAGAACTATGTAG